GGAGGTGCAACAATGGTTGCCATGGAATCGGGTGGACAACAAGGGAGGTGCGACAGTCAGACATGTGGTGTATGTTGCCTGTTGGTGGATGGGGTGGGGGCAGGACAAAgtggaaaagaaaaggaaaaaaatgagaaaataaaaaataaaaataagaaaatcctTTGGCCATTCATTTTTTGATGGTTATATCTAAGGGTTACAATTTGTTTCCCAACGTGGGAAAGTTGTTTACTTTCCAACAATAGAATtcatcttgaatcttgataacTAACAATAAAAGAGCGCTCTTGTAAGCTTCGAGGGAGAGCTTatgcataaattttttattgttatctaGTTGTTATGGGCATAACACCAACATGCTTCCAACGGTTTATTaacagagaaagaaaatagcatACTTTTAAATGTTGTTTTGACATGATGGAACTAATTTGGAACTTAAATTATGtttagttattttgttttaatacattaaattttaaaagttttattttgattttttatgtttttaaaatatatcatttttgtcttttttcaattttccatcagaaatattaatgtttttttaacttttaaattttaaaaaaggaccACAATGATAAAGTTTGAAAATATAAAGGatcaaaatgaattattttcaaACTTAATGTATTAGAACGAAATAATTGTGAAACATAATAGATCAAAAATGacattaagttttttaaaataattaattttacatagtGACCGTTTTAAAAATcactactatttttattttatttttaaaaaaataaacaactaaaaaaatcattatctcCTCCAACCTCTTACACACATGAAAAGGTAAAAAATGCAACACCACATAGATCAAATGATATCAACACATAATCTCATTGGAACCACAAAAAATTCTTATACCCctcattaaaaatcaaaacttttCCTACTACTATGTTATTGGAAACAGAAGCAAGGGAGATTGGAGTAAGAGTTGTTTTAGTTGACAAAAACATAATCCTAACTCTCAAATTAATCTATATCTAAACAAGGAAGTCACAATGTGACTCTTTGTGAGGTTTGCGAATAAAATCGCCACTGTCATGCATGATTGGACCGGGCAAGTAGAGGATTTCTCATCTAACATCTACAATTGAGTCGAGCGAAAATGAGCAGTACAAAGAGGGGTTAAGTGGTGCATTTCACGGAAAGATGATTCTGATTAGCCTGATTAGTCAAATCTCATCCATAATTGAATGTTGTCGGTCTTGTTTGTTGTCTTCCTCAACGCGCTGTTGCCAGTGATGACGATGAGACAATTATTGTCATTTGGTGAGACAACAATTTTGACCAAGTAGAAATGTTGCAGCAAAGACAAAAGTGGTGGTAAGGCAACGATCTTCTTGGATCAGTAGCGAGAGGTAtactaacaaaagaaaaatgaatttttattcattGTGATTCAAAACAATAGgtgaatgaaattattattattattaaatgattaaatataaatatttttaatttaaacattatataaatttgaaaaaaaaagaaaattatatatatatatatatataatatgcaaCTATTTAATAGTGCTTTACTGACGCATTATTTAGGAAATTAATAAtgtcatttataaatatttttacttctctctattattatttaataataaaaccaaagacggagatataaaaaattaaaaaaaaaaacttcttttctcaTGTTTTCTATCACagtattatgtttttatttatttatttattgatgttaatattagcaaaaaaataagataaaaaacaaaaataaataacttttaacataATACTAATATTTAGAAGTAAAAAACTTTAAGACTAACTCGaatctttagaatttttttgaactgttataaaaactaatcaatataaattagTGATATGATTACtttgatataaaatttagaattaaaattaattaatcatatatttttcagataaatcttattaaaaaaattaccaaaattttaaaaaaagggtgAAAAAGTGTAGGGTTCTGAGATGCGATAGAACTAAAAGGGAGCATATATTGGTTAGAAGTTTTGATTACGCTTAGCAGGTCTTGAAGGAGGCAATGGCTCGCCTGAGCTCCGATCAGGTCTTGAAGGACAACAATGCCGCCGACCCAACTTCCGTTACCACTCTTTACCTCACTCACAAAGCTCTTTCCGATGTCAGCTTCAATTCAAATACCCTTTTGTTTTCTGTTCCCCTTTACACTTTTAACCACCAAAAATACTTACTTTTTTAACTTTGGAAATTACCCAGATAACGTTCTTGGCCAATTTCATAAACTTGGAAAAGCTTGACCTCAAGCTCAACAATCTCACTTCACTTGaggttctttttcctttttctaaaaaaaattattttgtattttaaaaatataattattggcTTTTGTGATTGATTTGTTGTGCTCGCTGCTACACCAGGGGTTGAGATCATGTGTTAATTTAAAGTGGCTATCCGTTGTAGAAAACAAATTAGAAAGCTTGGAAGGAATTCAAGGACTTACTAAGCTCACTGTAAGTACCTCTGGGTTTTATTTTGTTACTTTTTAGTTCTAGTTTAACTATTAATCCAATCCTATTTATGTGTACTTTATGTTTGAGTGGCTTAGTAAAATACTAGTAGTAAATTTAGTGGCAACTTGAATGGTGTATGTGTTGTTAATAGATTTTAGCTTGTTTGGTGCTCTTACTGATGTGTTAGTTGTCAGAACAATGGTACATATCTTTTCCTTTTAACAGCTAAAGCATGCggaaaatttcttttttatttctagaaTTCCACGTTTTGGATATCTTGGCTCTCCCTAGGACTACTAGGTTATTCAAATTGCATTGGAAAAGCATTGCTGTACAGCTGTAGGAATAGCATCATGGAGAGTCTTATCTTGAGAATGATATGATTTTTACCTCAACTTCCAAGTATTATGACACCCCCTTTGATACGTATCATGCTGGAACTGTAAGTATGTTATgtaattgtttaatttgagATGAAAGGCCATTTCCTTTTGGCAATTACATCACTTGGTTGTAGTTTGTGTGTATCTTGTATAAGTGTTATTTATATCCTTGCTGAAAAAGGAAAACAGAGGCATGCCCAAGAGTTCAAATCTCTAGTATGAGATTAAATTTGCAAGCATTCTTTCATTTCACAGTGAATGTCTAATTGttaattaagtatatttttcttAGGATAAGATTACTAATTTTACTATCATTAAAGCTTTGTTGTTTACCTGAGTTTCTGAAACAATGATTCTTATGTCTGTTCCTTGATGTGCTTTTTTGTTTGTGCATGTATGTGTTTGGATTAATGAATTTATTTCTTGCTAAGTAATCTGTCTATGATTAGTTCTTCTGATAAAATTCATTGAGTTGCATGAGGATTTAGGAGTCACTTTTATATGATTACATGAACCAGGTGCTAAATGCAGGTAAAAATAAGCTTAAATCTATTGATCAGGTCATGTCAGTTGTTAGCCTCCGAGCACTGATTTTGAATGGTGAGACTTCTTACCTGAatctttctctttatttatatctttctctttttctgcaCTCTTACTTTTCTTGGTTTTGACAGAAAATGAGATTTCCTCTAtttgcaaacttgatcagctgAAAGACTTGAACACTCTTGGTATGACTATaccttgtatttttcttttaagttaaaAGTTCAGACACTTTCTGTCCCACCTAGTTTAGGATAATATTTGGTTGTTGTCTATTATTTTTAGTGATGGATATGACTTGGATGTTGTGCTTCCATCACAGATTCACAACAGGCTATATATTACTTTTGATCTAGTTTCTTAGTTATCAAGGatgaaacaatttaaaaattggGAAGTGCTTTCTTGATAGAtcctaatacttttttttaggaTGTTTAGCAGCACAGTTTTCGTGTTGAAAAATGATCTGCATTTGAGCCACATCAGCTGCAATTTTCTATAATATCAAAGGATCATGGAGAAACCACAATGACAACCACACTTTAAAtccttgatatatatatatatcaggagCAACTTATGTAATATGAAAGAAGTTTATCTTGACCATTTAATCTTGCTTGATCAAAATTACTTCATTTCTTCTCTTATGCTCCCACTGGATATGTTCCATCTCAATCTACATTGTATATATAGAAACCAATACTCTTCTCTTTGTGCTACTCTATGTCTATTGTTTGTTTGAAATGCATAATTATTTTGACGAAATAATATCTCACGATGGTCTGAACTTGAATTAGTTGAATATGTATGAGAAAAGTGTTCATAAAAAATCTTGAATAATCTTCAAATATCTCTAACTTCTGCAGTTCTATCCAAAAATCCTATACGCAAAATTGGTGAGGCTCTGATGAAGGTGAAATCTATCACAAAGGTAAGAGGTGCTCCAAGACGTTGAGCTCCTTTAGTGCTTATTTCAGTATTGTATTCCTATTGCTCATGATACCTCTCCTGGTTGCAGCTTTCGCTCTCATATTGCGAGCTTCAGGGTATTGACACTTCACTCAAGTCTTGTGTTGAGTTGAGCGAGCTCCGCCTTGCTCACAATGAGATTAAGGTGTGCTTTAAATATGTGACTTTCCTTTTTGATTCCACTTCCACtgacaattattttttgtatctGTATGCTGCTTTCATATTTGTTTAATGACTTTCTTGCTTAAgaattttgttgtgttgtttaTAACTTCTTACTAAATTTTGGATTTCAGTGTCTCCCAGAGGAATTAAAGCTCAATTCAAAGCTCCGGAGTTTAGATTTGGGGAATAATGTGATAACGAGGTGGTCAGAACTAAAGGTTTGGTGTACATATCTGGAgttttcagtttttcaaacATTTAATAGTTGTCAAGAACTCACCTTACCATGTATTGCAACTATAGGTCCTCAAATTGCTCACGAATCTTAGAAATCTTAATCTACAAGGAAATCCTGTTGCCACAGTTGATAAAGTTACGAGAAAGGTGATCCCactgtgtttttttaattcatatgtGAATTCTCACTTGATTGTAAAATTTCATCCTTACTGTGGTTGTAATGTTACAGGTTAAGAAAGCGCTGCCCAAACTACAGATATTCAATGCTAGACCAGTAGATAAAGATACCGAGAATAAGAAAGGTAGCATAGTTGATGGAACTCATGATTTTTCAGTGGATCAGGCAGATCATCCATCAGATCAAAATGAGGACAATCATCTTGAAGCTGCTGCTGATCTTGACTCAGGGAGAAAATCAActaagaaaaggaagagaacTGCTGATGCATCCAATAAGGAAGACAGGGTTGCTGATGAGGAAAAGAAAGGTCATAAAAAGGACAGGACAGATAGAAAAAATGACGGTCCTGAGATGGATAATAAATCAACTAAGAAAAAGGCAAAAAAGGATGACAAGCCCTTGGACAAGGGATTTGCTCTTGAGGAGAATGTTTCTAAGGTTGAGAAGAAACTGAAGAAGAAACATAAGAATGAGGAACAAAGTGAGCTTGATGTTATCGATGATGCAGAAGCTTCATTTGCGGAGCTTTTTAAAATCAATGATGCAGAAAATCTGAATCTTGTTGATGAAATGAGAGCACGAGACAAAGTGCCTAAGGATGTGAAATTGGCAGGTGACACAGTGACCTCATTTGCGAAACGTAAGAATGCTAAAATGCAGAATATTGAATCTCTATCAGCTCCAGAAGCAGAAGTTGGAATGGGAGGGCCATCAACATGGGGTGATGAGTGATGATATCTGGACATATGCTACAGATGCATCAAACCTTGTCTGCAAGGAGTTGAGGACCAATTTTGAGTTTGACTCTGCTGTTGAATTTCGCATTGCATTTGTCAGATGTTTGAGTCGAGCTCCTCAGCTATTTTCTGCTTCTGAATTCCATGGTATTTTTGCTATGCTTTAAGCTGGTGGTTATGTTGTTAATCGGTGAATTGTATGTCAGATTCAGGAACTTCcgttcaaactttttttttacccttttttaGTGAGTTTATTGCAATCAGTTCCAATAActttcttcatcatttccatTATGTTTTATGCCCCTTACCCCTTTTTTACTTGACTAATGTGAAATGCAGTTAACAATTGTTATTTTACCTTTCAAAGGGAACTAGCAAAAGGATTTATCGTTTTTCACTATATAGTTAGGTTCAAAAAGATTTGATGAAATAgcttgtaatatattttttaaaattatatattagataTCGTAATTATTTGAATGTGACTTTCATTACATGTTTGATTTGCTTGTAGCATTGCAAGGCAGATTTTGCTGGTATTATTTATTCTACCATAAGCAGAAAATTATGGTTGGtctcttaacaatttatttgCAAATTTTCGGCTTCCATTCACCATGCTTCATGACTCATGCCTCAGTTGATCTCAATCATCAATCTTCGTTGAAAATTATGCAACGTTTTATTAGCTTTATTTGGAATAGATGCCAAGTTAaatcttaaaagaaaaagtcCAATGCAGCCGAAAATGACTTTCTTTTTGCCTCTTGACTTTTTGTTCTTCAAGTTGCTGCGTGACTTGTGTATTTTTGGGTCTGAATCAGTGTTTGATTGTTTTAAAACTAAGTAGAATTGTTCAACATGATTAAAATctgtttaaatttcttttaattacaaatttctaTCGTACGTACGATGTAAAATAAGTGACCCTTAGTCtctagttaattaaaataaatctctaattttcaccttttttttattcaatttttctgTTTGTAGTTTGCACTTTGCAGCACCCAAAGTGTAGAGGATTTATGTTTCACACGATGTGTCGgttttttaattgaaactaACCGGCATtgtctaattaattttaaagtatatacatgaaataaaaaattaaaatgtaattataattaatttaaattaaaacacctCATAATTAgataatcttaattttaaatcaacACATTggtatctttaaaaaattactcactTGATTAAATGATTATCATTATCCACATACTGCTCATCATAAGCTGGATTTTGTTGAGTCGGCGGCCATTATgaggtaaaaagtaaaaactcgCCCATATTATTATATGCACACGCTCGTTACACAACTTGGAAGAGGACTCGGTAATATgtatttacaaattattatttttcaagttctaacattaaaatataatttaaataactaaagttaattttttttatcaaagcaatatttattacattattaatataaaaatataataagttcTTACTTTTACTtacttaaaaatcatttttaaagacagatatttacaaaataattaatttttgaatcaacaaaatcatttattaatatatttcatattattaatatacatttaaagtaaattatcgttgaaattgatgatttttcttAGTCTTATAAGTGATTTGtttcttcaaatttaaatttttatgtagaagtatcatttttaaactttgaGGTCATCTCACTATAATTGTTGTAGAATTTTTTAGTCTACCTAATGAGATGGCCTAAAAGTCTTTGACCAATATAGTCTCACTTAGTAATGGGTTTAAGAATAGTCATCTCACaagttatgattattttaaaaacattttttttcaattgttcacaaaaaaatattttttaatttgacctCAACCAAAGTAATTTTAATCTTGGCTTCATACAAAGTAATATaaatctggcctcaaccaaagcATTTCTAACTTGGTCTCAATTAGTGTAATTTCATCTTAACCTCAGTTAGGACATTTTCAGTTTGGTCTCAATCAGGACATGTTAAGCACGCTCTCCACTAAAGTATCTTTAACTTGACATCAATCAAAGTATCTTCACTTCGACCTTAATCAAATCATCTTTGGCTCAACCTTGACTGCTACATCTTTTTGTCAAAGCCTTAGTTGGGACACTTTTGGATTGACTTTAGTTGGGGCATCTTTTAGTCAACTTCAACTGAGGCATCTTCAACTCCCTTGATTagagtatttttaatttaacctcAATCGAGGCATCTTTTGGCCAGAGCATCTTTGACTTGACCTTGTCCAAAGTATTTTTCGACTGACCTTAGTTGGGACATCTTTCAAGTGAAACATTTTTCGCTTGACCTTAACTAAGACATCTTGAGTCATAGGTATAAGtaaagaaaattttgtattgactttttaaattataatttttaaaagtgagtCGACTTATGAGCTGACATAGGCCCACTTCACCTAAACCTATTTGACAactctatttttatatataaaaaatgtgaatttaaaatatttatatcaataaatttatttctgtcaaacaaaattcatataaacaaaaatgattaaatgaTTAGCCATTAGTGTGCATAGTGTTTACTGCTTGTTCCCGGAAGGGATACAACAGTGATATGATAACGATAACTGAGATTGAATATTCAGCCAATTAGTAAACAGAGATGAGAGATTGTTTGTTCTTTTGTggtataaaaatgatatatgtGAGAGATTTGAGAGTTGAGACCGTGAGTTCAAATTCAACGGTTATTAGTTCCGagtctattttgatttttgcagcattaaatattaaaagcgATATAGCCAATAGGTGTGAACACATGAGAAAAAGTATTTCAACTTGAACCACTTGCCACACCAATGATTTATCCACCACCGCCACATCGCACACATGCATATGATATCTTCACGTACGCCATAATAATAGCGTGTTCAAGAACACTCgtttttttatttcaagaaactagaaataaaaaatattcattatgaATTTGAAAGGAGCACATATTCAtcaatgattgatttttttttttccacttgtTTTGGTAAGCACGTTCAAAATTGGAAAATACTAGTAGTTGACGGATAAGTATGAACAcgaagaagagattgaagcaaCGGGAAAAAGAGTTTCCAACTAGAAATTAAGCAGCACGAGCAAATTGCATGTGTTCCTTCCCATCATATCAAGGTCTATAT
Above is a window of Glycine soja cultivar W05 chromosome 12, ASM419377v2, whole genome shotgun sequence DNA encoding:
- the LOC114377930 gene encoding leucine-rich repeat-containing protein ODA7-like translates to MARLSSDQVLKDNNAADPTSVTTLYLTHKALSDITFLANFINLEKLDLKLNNLTSLEGLRSCVNLKWLSVVENKLESLEGIQGLTKLTVLNAGKNKLKSIDQVMSVVSLRALILNENEISSICKLDQLKDLNTLVLSKNPIRKIGEALMKVKSITKLSLSYCELQGIDTSLKSCVELSELRLAHNEIKCLPEELKLNSKLRSLDLGNNVITRWSELKVLKLLTNLRNLNLQGNPVATVDKVTRKVKKALPKLQIFNARPVDKDTENKKGSIVDGTHDFSVDQADHPSDQNEDNHLEAAADLDSGRKSTKKRKRTADASNKEDRVADEEKKGHKKDRTDRKNDGPEMDNKSTKKKAKKDDKPLDKGFALEENVSKVEKKLKKKHKNEEQSELDVIDDAEASFAELFKINDAENLNLVDEMRARDKVPKDVKLAGDTVTSFAKRKNAKMQNIESLSAPEAEVGMGGPSTWGDE